Proteins from a single region of Psychrobium sp. MM17-31:
- a CDS encoding PepSY-associated TM helix domain-containing protein: MSKQFWFKIHSWVGIKLALLTCFILITGTFAVVSNEIDWLTNSAMRADVSSNTMQWQAIYDNASRMRPEDSIAWVSRPKDPWFATEVIMRGVDGERYRLFFHPETAQYQGDGRWYNWQRFFRMTHRHLMMPSQIGITIVCLVGLFLFMSGISGILIYKRWWRDFFRKPRTHNPKLFWHDIHRVMGLWSLWLLLIICVTGVWYLLEIWGLRAQFPKDAKPVSEQAQTIAVQPQADIIGRVIAKAKETRPELDITSIRLPTRANQGIVIQGYDDTVLVRERANNLVFDPISGDLLSVRYASEQGAHVRISEAADPLHFGTFGGLTTKLIYFVFGIILSGLAVAGTYLYGMRQLRAPRGETVAAKNYWRVSWLGQGKWRWLSVLLLTICTILTVVLFAGIAQA, from the coding sequence ATGAGCAAGCAATTCTGGTTTAAAATTCACAGTTGGGTAGGTATTAAGCTGGCGTTGCTGACTTGTTTTATTTTGATCACCGGAACATTTGCGGTGGTGTCCAATGAAATCGATTGGCTTACAAATTCGGCGATGCGTGCCGATGTCAGTAGTAATACGATGCAATGGCAAGCTATTTACGATAACGCCAGTCGCATGAGGCCTGAAGACTCTATTGCTTGGGTATCACGCCCTAAAGATCCTTGGTTTGCCACAGAAGTCATTATGCGCGGAGTTGATGGTGAGCGTTATCGCTTGTTCTTTCATCCGGAGACAGCCCAGTATCAAGGTGACGGCCGTTGGTATAATTGGCAGCGCTTTTTTCGGATGACTCATCGTCATTTGATGATGCCCAGTCAGATCGGTATCACCATTGTGTGCTTAGTTGGCTTGTTTCTTTTTATGTCGGGCATTTCCGGCATTTTGATTTATAAGCGCTGGTGGCGGGATTTCTTCCGTAAACCTCGAACACATAACCCAAAGTTGTTTTGGCATGATATTCATCGAGTTATGGGGTTGTGGAGTTTGTGGCTGCTACTTATCATTTGCGTTACTGGCGTATGGTATCTCTTGGAAATTTGGGGACTGCGCGCTCAATTCCCCAAAGATGCTAAGCCAGTCTCTGAGCAAGCGCAAACCATTGCTGTGCAGCCGCAAGCAGACATTATTGGGCGAGTCATCGCGAAAGCAAAAGAGACACGGCCTGAGCTGGACATAACCAGTATTCGTCTGCCAACTCGTGCCAATCAAGGTATTGTGATTCAAGGGTACGATGATACGGTATTGGTACGTGAACGGGCTAATAATTTGGTCTTTGATCCTATTTCGGGTGACTTGCTTTCAGTGCGTTATGCCAGTGAGCAGGGGGCGCATGTAAGAATTTCAGAAGCTGCCGATCCGTTGCATTTTGGAACCTTCGGCGGATTAACGACAAAGCTGATTTACTTTGTGTTTGGCATTATTCTTAGTGGCTTGGCTGTCGCTGGAACCTATTTGTATGGCATGCGTCAACTGCGTGCACCGCGTGGTGAAACTGTAGCGGCAAAAAACTATTGGCGTGTTTCGTGGCTGGGGCAAGGAAAGTGGCGCTGGTTATCGGTGTTATTATTGACGATATGCACGATTCTAACAGTGGTTTTGTTTGCAGGAATTGCGCAGGCATAA
- a CDS encoding DUF1826 domain-containing protein: protein MNNLAESIPTRIPSISDEPSVLADIYQASVNISVWQRDLSEELNHEIHDFITNHPKASASLAMTPDNAIEVLSKDFETKNMGAELHQDIAQLVDMFCCLFEQKRAGVRLTVLDRAMCPRFHVDRIPCRLVTTYNGIATQWLNHDDVNRDKLGAKSQGLPDEDSGLISADTTINQLTTGDVALLKGEYWSEEEGFGLVHRSPAVAAGEKRLLLTIDFIDD, encoded by the coding sequence GTGAATAATCTAGCCGAATCAATACCAACGCGAATTCCAAGCATTAGTGACGAACCGAGTGTATTAGCAGATATCTATCAAGCGTCTGTCAATATATCTGTTTGGCAAAGGGACTTATCCGAAGAACTAAATCATGAAATACATGATTTCATTACTAATCATCCCAAGGCTTCCGCTTCTTTGGCCATGACACCAGACAACGCCATTGAGGTGCTTAGTAAGGATTTCGAGACTAAAAATATGGGGGCAGAATTACACCAAGACATTGCCCAGCTAGTCGATATGTTTTGCTGCCTATTCGAACAAAAACGTGCGGGGGTTAGATTAACTGTACTCGATCGCGCTATGTGCCCGCGTTTTCACGTCGATCGCATTCCGTGCCGATTAGTTACTACCTATAACGGCATTGCCACTCAATGGCTTAACCACGACGATGTTAATCGCGACAAACTCGGGGCCAAAAGCCAAGGCTTGCCAGATGAGGATTCAGGATTAATCAGCGCCGATACAACCATTAATCAGCTCACGACTGGCGATGTTGCGCTGCTAAAAGGTGAATATTGGAGTGAGGAAGAAGGATTTGGGCTAGTCCATCGTTCGCCAGCAGTTGCTGCTGGTGAAAAGAGACTGCTACTTACTATTGATTTTATCGATGATTAA
- a CDS encoding YdeI/OmpD-associated family protein — MANQQTYHCKIIKEGNLTAIPVPFDPKAVFGKVRAPVVVQLKGYEYRSTISSMKGKVFIPFRKSHVEASGVDLDAEIEITLTFDDAPREVEIPKVLAERLAQTASGLSKWDALSYTAKKEFAIAINDAKKEETKLRRLEKIVGQLS, encoded by the coding sequence ATGGCTAATCAGCAAACTTATCATTGTAAAATTATCAAAGAAGGTAACTTAACGGCGATTCCCGTACCTTTTGATCCCAAAGCAGTATTTGGTAAAGTCCGTGCGCCTGTCGTGGTTCAACTTAAGGGTTATGAATATCGCAGTACGATTTCGTCGATGAAAGGTAAGGTGTTTATTCCGTTTCGCAAGAGTCATGTTGAAGCGTCCGGCGTTGATCTTGATGCCGAGATAGAAATTACCTTGACCTTTGATGATGCGCCGCGCGAGGTTGAAATTCCGAAAGTGCTGGCAGAGCGTTTAGCGCAGACGGCTAGCGGATTAAGCAAGTGGGATGCACTGAGCTATACCGCTAAAAAGGAATTTGCGATAGCGATTAACGACGCTAAGAAAGAAGAAACAAAATTGCGCCGGTTAGAAAAAATTGTCGGGCAGTTGAGTTAA
- a CDS encoding serine hydrolase domain-containing protein, whose amino-acid sequence MRNTLCISLALLLCACGGSGSNKQQPIKTNAYVSAQQYVLDNGFIGSVLVKKGDTTILKKGYGYADKAAKRTNDVDTKYRIASLTKAFTALAVVQLKQQDLIDSFDDPVATYLTDYPNKQITIRQLLTHRSGIPDYLSLVNKNKHYQQSELINLFKNKSLEFTPGSQFQYSNSNYFLLGQLIERISNTSYFDFLNAHILMPLGMENTEMGSSVISGNNYALGYKTSSQSSRADSINMSVPYAAGALSSNLSDYEAWGEAVMSHTLLSDSDIAEVYPQQGYGFGWIVTETKGMKTYTHSGGIDGFSTIIVLVPEVDGMVVAFSNVGNAGLLVNKIAETIAENEF is encoded by the coding sequence ATGAGAAACACACTTTGTATTTCACTCGCACTATTGCTCTGCGCCTGTGGTGGCAGCGGCAGCAACAAACAACAACCCATCAAAACCAATGCATACGTTTCAGCGCAGCAATATGTTTTAGACAATGGTTTTATTGGCAGCGTGCTAGTCAAAAAAGGCGACACAACCATTTTAAAGAAAGGCTATGGCTACGCCGATAAAGCCGCTAAACGCACCAATGACGTTGATACCAAATATCGCATTGCATCACTTACTAAGGCATTTACCGCTTTGGCCGTTGTGCAGCTAAAACAGCAAGATTTAATCGATAGTTTCGACGATCCAGTGGCAACTTACTTAACCGACTATCCCAACAAGCAAATCACCATTCGTCAGCTGTTAACGCACAGAAGTGGCATTCCCGACTATCTAAGTTTGGTAAACAAAAACAAACACTATCAACAATCGGAACTTATCAATTTATTTAAAAATAAATCACTAGAATTTACCCCAGGCAGTCAATTCCAATACTCCAATTCAAATTACTTTTTATTGGGGCAGTTAATCGAGCGTATCTCAAACACCAGCTATTTCGACTTTCTCAATGCGCATATTCTAATGCCGCTCGGCATGGAAAATACTGAAATGGGTAGTAGTGTAATTAGCGGTAACAACTACGCACTGGGTTACAAAACATCATCGCAATCGTCTCGCGCCGATAGCATTAACATGTCGGTGCCTTATGCTGCAGGTGCGCTATCGAGTAATCTCAGCGATTACGAAGCATGGGGCGAAGCAGTTATGTCACATACGCTGCTATCAGATAGTGACATTGCAGAAGTTTACCCACAGCAAGGTTACGGTTTTGGCTGGATAGTGACAGAAACTAAAGGCATGAAGACCTACACTCACTCTGGCGGTATCGACGGCTTTAGTACCATCATCGTATTAGTGCCAGAAGTCGACGGCATGGTTGTCGCCTTTAGTAATGTTGGCAACGCTGGTTTATTGGTAAACAAAATTGCCGAAACCATCGCTGAAAATGAGTTTTAA
- a CDS encoding RecX family transcriptional regulator produces MQQPLKQAKTIDQVFNSAYWHLNQQDFTIEEIRKKLNRKTTNQAWIDEVMNHLIDNKYLKTNLEFAVRFCESAFSNGIGKGAIGQKLTKRGISTTDIETAIERVIEQDSVDFQQMAIERLQMRYDNFDGISKEKLYSQMASRGFSHAQTERAIAAHPAKDSLRTKLAIKADKADLSQEIIKLYRKGKGRTLILNELKQRLIDVSDFEDIVYQLEMADDIDFYHSCQQQLAKKRYDLSDFKEKSKAYAYLSRKGFTSDEIKEAMTPAAD; encoded by the coding sequence ATGCAACAGCCTCTCAAACAAGCTAAAACCATCGACCAAGTGTTTAATAGCGCATATTGGCATCTCAATCAGCAAGATTTCACCATCGAGGAAATCCGCAAAAAGCTCAACAGAAAAACCACCAATCAAGCGTGGATCGACGAGGTGATGAATCACCTAATCGACAATAAATATCTCAAAACAAATCTAGAGTTTGCCGTCAGGTTTTGTGAATCAGCCTTTAGCAACGGTATTGGCAAAGGCGCCATTGGTCAAAAGCTCACTAAACGGGGAATTAGCACCACAGATATAGAAACCGCCATCGAACGGGTTATTGAACAAGACAGCGTCGATTTCCAGCAAATGGCCATCGAACGACTGCAAATGCGCTATGACAATTTTGACGGCATCAGTAAAGAAAAACTCTATTCACAAATGGCCAGTCGCGGCTTTAGCCATGCTCAAACAGAACGCGCGATTGCCGCTCACCCAGCTAAAGACAGCTTGCGCACTAAACTGGCCATCAAAGCAGATAAAGCTGATTTAAGCCAAGAAATTATCAAGCTCTATCGCAAAGGCAAAGGCCGGACATTGATTTTAAACGAGCTCAAACAACGGCTTATCGATGTCTCTGATTTTGAAGATATTGTCTATCAATTAGAAATGGCTGACGACATCGACTTTTATCACAGCTGCCAACAACAACTCGCCAAAAAACGCTACGATTTATCAGACTTTAAAGAAAAATCGAAAGCCTATGCCTATCTATCGCGCAAGGGATTTACCAGCGACGAAATTAAAGAAGCTATGACCCCAGCCGCCGATTGA
- a CDS encoding M56 family metallopeptidase, giving the protein MASWILSQQWLFSLIVILLLLNERHTSKYLGGRMSYTLWLMIPTVLFINSISQHISVGNSSEISRYIVTLNNQGAHVGELVSWQVVWLSGALVVAAISIYSTVTNRFQRGLVEFDRNTLSVTLPKSLSVYGSSEVSGPMLVGIFAPKLVLPHNFHQLYSAQQQQLILQHELCHFHRKDNLVNAVAVTGLSMFWFNPLAWLGYRAFRKSQEIACDASVLQRKSTNDRLEYSKALVNCAQSAHHKLCIDSHYTQRNIMFKRIDMLKNHNSVSKKAQLTVALLAATFTAGITVAKPPLPANDSKIIAPEIRIEPRYPIKAAEEGIVGSVVLKYDIMPAGNVMNVSVVKAVPAGIFNKESRRALKQWKYKPSVTGAEDVYVQLNFMLDDSTEKPINLMDGIEKINVD; this is encoded by the coding sequence ATGGCTAGTTGGATCTTATCGCAGCAGTGGCTATTTAGTCTGATAGTTATTTTGTTATTGCTCAACGAGCGACACACCAGTAAATATCTCGGTGGCAGAATGAGCTACACGCTGTGGTTAATGATCCCAACAGTCTTGTTTATCAACAGCATTTCCCAACATATTTCCGTAGGCAACAGCAGTGAGATTAGCCGTTATATTGTCACCTTAAACAATCAAGGCGCCCATGTTGGCGAGTTAGTATCTTGGCAGGTGGTGTGGCTAAGTGGTGCTCTGGTTGTGGCAGCTATCAGTATTTATTCGACAGTAACAAATCGCTTTCAACGCGGTTTAGTCGAATTTGATCGCAATACACTTTCAGTAACATTGCCCAAGTCTCTTAGTGTCTATGGCAGCAGCGAAGTTTCAGGCCCAATGCTAGTAGGTATATTTGCGCCTAAATTAGTATTGCCCCACAACTTCCATCAGCTATACAGCGCGCAGCAACAACAGCTAATTTTACAGCACGAACTTTGTCACTTTCACCGCAAAGACAATTTAGTCAATGCGGTTGCAGTGACTGGCTTGAGCATGTTTTGGTTTAACCCGCTGGCATGGCTAGGTTATCGCGCGTTTCGCAAGAGCCAAGAAATCGCCTGTGACGCCAGCGTTTTGCAGCGTAAATCGACTAACGATCGCTTGGAATACTCCAAGGCACTGGTTAACTGCGCGCAAAGTGCCCATCACAAACTTTGTATAGATTCTCACTACACCCAAAGGAATATTATGTTTAAACGAATTGATATGTTGAAAAATCACAACAGCGTGAGTAAAAAAGCGCAACTCACGGTCGCGCTACTCGCTGCCACATTTACCGCTGGTATTACCGTGGCTAAGCCGCCACTACCAGCCAATGACAGCAAAATTATCGCGCCTGAAATTCGTATTGAGCCTCGTTATCCTATTAAAGCGGCTGAAGAAGGCATTGTCGGCTCAGTGGTTTTAAAATACGACATTATGCCTGCGGGCAACGTGATGAATGTGTCGGTGGTCAAAGCCGTTCCAGCAGGCATATTTAACAAAGAAAGTCGCCGCGCCCTAAAACAATGGAAATACAAGCCAAGCGTTACTGGCGCAGAAGACGTTTATGTCCAGCTCAACTTTATGTTAGATGACAGTACCGAGAAGCCGATAAATCTCATGGATGGCATCGAGAAAATTAACGTCGATTAA
- a CDS encoding BlaI/MecI/CopY family transcriptional regulator, translating into MTEISKTEFEVLEAIWQEHPASAQQIIERLNEQKPWHEKTVKTLLNRMVKKEAISFEKVQRSYFYSPLFAREEYTYKESKSLLERMFSGRLSPLVSHFVKSDELSKDDIDELKALINQWEKDNG; encoded by the coding sequence ATGACAGAAATCAGTAAAACAGAATTCGAGGTACTCGAAGCCATATGGCAAGAGCACCCCGCAAGCGCCCAACAGATCATTGAGCGTTTAAATGAGCAAAAACCTTGGCATGAAAAAACCGTTAAAACGCTACTCAATCGCATGGTCAAGAAAGAAGCTATCAGCTTTGAAAAAGTCCAGCGCAGTTATTTTTATTCACCGCTATTTGCCCGCGAAGAATACACCTACAAAGAAAGTAAAAGCCTGCTAGAGCGCATGTTTAGCGGCCGTTTGAGTCCGTTAGTTTCTCACTTTGTGAAAAGCGATGAGTTGTCGAAAGACGACATCGATGAACTCAAAGCCCTCATTAATCAATGGGAGAAAGACAATGGCTAG
- a CDS encoding PH domain-containing protein, with the protein MIDFNNKGFFKLKSNPEYAEKVSELLLDGEQIVDAYKSMRDGVVFTNKRIIAVNVQGLTGSKKDFTSLPYKNIVAYSVETAGTFDLDSELEVYFSEVGAVKFEFSGQTKILEISKIIAEFLL; encoded by the coding sequence ATGATAGACTTTAACAACAAGGGATTTTTCAAATTAAAAAGCAACCCAGAATATGCTGAAAAGGTTAGCGAACTATTGCTAGACGGTGAGCAAATTGTCGATGCGTATAAATCGATGCGCGATGGCGTGGTGTTCACTAATAAACGTATCATAGCGGTGAACGTTCAAGGGCTCACGGGCAGTAAGAAAGACTTTACGTCATTACCCTACAAGAACATTGTTGCTTATTCGGTAGAAACTGCTGGTACTTTTGATCTCGACAGTGAATTAGAGGTGTATTTTTCTGAAGTAGGCGCGGTTAAATTTGAGTTTTCTGGCCAAACTAAGATCTTGGAGATTTCAAAGATTATCGCTGAGTTTTTGTTGTAA
- a CDS encoding OmpA family protein, protein MEVRFIKLTSVLIAIALLGACSSTRDRSNANQPTESNQSQSVNAPTQVAQRDPFAFEKQELNQTQLLENKSVKLAVSKNKVKSSHVNQAMSLTKDKVKMTRYTFGLNNPIYVADFKNALLFDHNKSVINRQDVGALRSFARVYDSQAFGKYLYVVGHTDSDGSENYNYSLSTRRAQAVVDTLIAGGISSKKLKVIPAGEHMPKASNKTRRGKQINRRVEVISSDSRALIESYLRQIKCPSNEQCRRKLLNIYDVRVVNREAELDLNKVSHIATFSPEINKLSELHQALLSGSIAQEKKLLNINDQRKLMEMGHSKRSFSIKRQIRPVLRLIQDKRKGFTIPSGYIIK, encoded by the coding sequence ATGGAAGTTCGCTTTATTAAGCTTACGTCTGTTCTTATCGCTATTGCATTGCTTGGCGCTTGTAGCTCAACCCGCGATAGAAGTAATGCAAACCAGCCAACTGAATCAAATCAATCGCAGTCTGTTAATGCGCCAACGCAAGTCGCGCAACGCGATCCTTTCGCTTTTGAAAAGCAAGAGCTTAATCAAACGCAATTACTTGAAAATAAATCCGTTAAGCTGGCAGTCAGCAAAAATAAAGTTAAATCCAGCCACGTTAATCAGGCGATGTCTCTCACTAAAGATAAAGTGAAAATGACGCGATACACCTTTGGGCTCAACAATCCTATTTATGTTGCCGATTTTAAGAACGCGCTGCTCTTTGATCACAATAAATCTGTGATTAACCGCCAAGATGTTGGAGCCTTGCGCAGTTTTGCTCGCGTTTATGATTCGCAGGCGTTTGGTAAATATTTGTATGTCGTGGGACACACAGATTCAGATGGCAGTGAAAATTACAATTATAGTTTGAGCACAAGACGCGCTCAGGCGGTTGTAGATACCTTGATTGCCGGTGGTATTTCTTCGAAGAAACTCAAAGTGATTCCCGCTGGCGAGCACATGCCAAAGGCATCGAATAAGACTCGTCGTGGCAAGCAAATTAATCGCCGTGTGGAAGTGATTTCGTCGGATAGTCGCGCGTTAATTGAATCGTATTTGAGGCAAATTAAGTGTCCGAGTAACGAGCAATGTCGTCGTAAGTTGTTAAATATTTACGATGTGCGAGTGGTGAACCGTGAAGCGGAATTAGATCTTAATAAGGTGTCTCATATTGCGACCTTTTCGCCGGAAATCAATAAACTATCTGAGCTACACCAAGCCTTATTATCAGGCTCAATAGCGCAAGAAAAGAAACTGCTGAATATTAACGACCAACGAAAGTTAATGGAGATGGGACACTCTAAACGTAGTTTCAGCATTAAACGCCAAATTCGCCCTGTGCTGCGTCTTATTCAAGATAAGCGCAAGGGATTTACCATTCCCAGTGGATACATCATTAAATAA